From Centroberyx gerrardi isolate f3 chromosome 10, fCenGer3.hap1.cur.20231027, whole genome shotgun sequence:
GAATTAGTGGAGAAGGTTCAAAATTGGAGCACAGATAGTGTAAAAAATACTGTGTGAACGCCAGAAGGAACTGGGGTGTTGATAAGTATTCTCAGTGATGCAGTTAAACCATTAGGGTTCTCTGTAGATACACAACAAAGTCAAACAATTCAACTTAGTCTGCAGAAAACATTAATGGGACATTTTTTACCCACAGAAGTCAGGCAAAAATCACACTGCATTTGGATTttcaatatatataaaatctaCTAGTTCCATCAGAGCATTGCTGTAGTCCATGTATGCTTTACCACTTGTATTTTGACAAGTTTTCCCATCACTGAGGAGCaacgtgtgtatgtatgtgtgtgtgtgtgtgtgtgtgtgtgtgtgtgtgtgtgtgtgtgtgtgtgtgtgtaattggaATTGAAAAGGAGATAAAGCCCAGTACTTTTCTGCATAGCATGTTGTCAgtgaattgtgttttgttttgaaatcatGTATTCAATAATTGTGGACACATAATCTGATGGGCTATGTGAAATGTTGAACAAATTCTCATGGGTTATTCCATATCTCAAGGGGTCACCAGTGCAGTGGAATAGCACGAATCAAGCCCTGTGTATCTGCGCATTCCTGTGCACTGACCTCTTGCAAACAATCTCCCTCTGGCAGGTCTGCTCGGTGCAGCTCtacaaagaaaggaaaaaaaaagaaagagagattcgGACAAACATATGAAGACTGAAACAGAAGGAAATGGTCTTTAAGTGAGGGGAACAAAATCAGTATTGTCATTCTTAGTAGAAGACAATGATTTCCTACCGGTGGACCAGGTGGGGCCTCTTTTGTAGAATCCTCCTCAGCATTGTCTAAAACACATAAGGAAAACGATCACAATCATCAGCTCCGCCATCACTGCCACTATTATGGTGTGAATCAAAGAACTGCTTAAAATATGTTATGCGGAAGTATAAGATAATTAAAACGAAAAGCAATcacattcagtatttcagtATATCTCAGTATAGAAACCTTGAGGCTGACAACGAAGGCCTGTACCGTTAAATCAAACAtaccagtcagtctgtctgggGTGTCACTGGGGTTTGACGCAGGCGGTGCCTCGGTGACATCATTTGAACTTTTACACCCTTGGGCCTCCTCCTCGCCTGACCTGCCGTTCCCCTTTCCCTTCTGCACGCCTGGGTCTGTCCAGCCCTCAGTTCGTGGCTCATCCAAGCCAGGGAAGCAAATGACAACTAAATACCAATGAGCCCTGGAGCAGACAAGAGGCACATGTGACAGAATGGTTAATAAATTATCTTAAGCGCAGGTCTTTGTGCAAAACAAACTGTGCGATCACCCCTTCATTCATTTCACTCACTCCTGATTGACAGGCACAAACAGGAAGTCCTTCTTGAAGATGTCAACATGGCGTGTCCATGTCTTCACCCGTTGGTGCCGCCTCTGCCTCTGACAGCTGGGTGCACACAGAAATCAAAGTTGTTAAGGGCATTTCAAACatacacaacagacagaaacacacacttacacacaaacacgtgcaaACACTTACGAGTCATTGGTGCTGCCCTCACTGGCATTGTCCCTGCGGGTCAGCTGCTTGTAGAAGAAGCTGCTGAAGATGTGGGAGCGCtcagccacagcagcaggagcatTCTGGAGGAGGTAtctggttcacacacacaacacagtcagCTTGATAGTGACTCTCCTCCACAAACTCATGAGGAACCGAGGTGAACATGGTGCTTCTTGTCTGAAAATGTAAGTCACTTACTTGAGGTAGAAATCGATGATGACATCGTTGAGGAACTGTCCACTGTCAAGGCACTGCAGGTCCTCCATCGTCACAGTGATTCCTCCTTTCAATGGCGGAGGAGGAAACTGGATCAAcctgaagagaggagggagagaaaaagaattACTGAATCAGCACAGAGCTGTGAAAAGGTAATAAGCGTATAAAGACTAGTGTACACAATATGCCACCCTCTATTGTAACACATATGATTACACTACTTTTGATACGAAGGTTCCTGGGATATATATATGTGCAGACCCACCCACTTTGTACACCACACCCATTCCATTTATATGTCACCCAGCTTTACAGGGGTTTCTCTTGTTGTATAGTTTACTGGGCTTTATTTAGCTGCACAAAGTGCAAAATATGGCCTCTTCCTCATGTACTAATCCCGTTTTCTCTGGCAATGTAGCAGACGTAGCAGTAACAGTCCACCCTGAGAGCAGCCATAGCTGTGAATCTGATCATGCACAGTGGTTAAGTGGAAAATAATAAGTCCTATATTTTGATTAATATCTGCAATTTgttgcttaaaaaaaataatcagattCACATCACTAGTTCATGAGTAGATTTGTAATTATGAAGTGTTTCAACACCAGGGAATTCTACTCAGCAAGGGGAAAAGACCATTATTCCATAGGAATGAACTGTAGTAGCCACAGGGTTTCCACATTTGGAGGCCATGTGCCAATCCCTGCTAGGCCAGGCTGGAGGAGTAGTCGGATGAGGGCTACATCCAGGTTACTTGCCTGCGGGCCAGCCCCTGGTGTTTATATTTGGTCCAGCTGGAGTCTGGTTTGGAGAGGGACACAGAGTAGGATCCTCTGGTTCTGCGATGGCAGAGAGTGTATATGGGTGTTGGCTTCTCTTTACTCTCCTGTGGGAGGAAATTAGTGTCAGAGGAGCATCTCCAACAACATTTACATTGTAATCATATGTCACTGGGTGATGACATACACACTAACCTCAGCAGGAGGTTccttctccccttctttctgctcctcctctggtttgagtttctgctcctcctctggtttgagtttctgctcctcctctggttTGAGTTGAGGCCCTGTGTCTTGCTCTGGCACCGTCTCCAGCTTTGGTATTGATTCTGTCTGTGACTCAACCTCCAGCTGGATGTGTGGTTCggtctttttctctccatctgaaTGTGGACCGTCCTGGTCTGTGTTAGATCCAGGATCAATGCTGTCCTGGCCCAGCAGGCAGAGCAGCTGGGGGTCCAGCCCAGTTCTTGTGATCAGCTCCAGACTGTCATccagagaaagagcaggagtgTGGATGTCCTCCAACCCGCTAAGGCTATCTAAGCCGGGGGCTATAATGGTTTTTTGATGTGCCAGGTTGTTGAGACAGACAATGTCCAGGATGGAGCGCAACACAGCGCCCTCCACTCCCTCCAGAGGATCTCTCACACTCAGCACGAGGAAGGGGCTGGCCTggcctgcacaaacacaaaacatacaccATACAGTTTTACCTTAAGGAGAATGTGACACTTAGAACCAGATTGAGAATGAAATCTGAAAtatgcaatgacattttttacatttttttaaatgtaaaccACAAAAATGGAGATACTTGGCAAAGCTGACATTTCAATAGAAACTTAGTACACATAACTTGTTGAAAGACAACCTGTCTGGTTTGCTCTTCAATTTGATCAGAATATAATACGGTTTCTCTATTAGCTCCGTCTTTTATAAACATACTGCTTTTCACAAAAATGAAGGCAATGAGATTTTAACTATTTGGCATTAAACATAATAGAATGCCACGCatgtctccaaacagcatttagaaaTATGTGACTGATTTATTGACTTCAGTTGTGTATTCTGAACATGTATCTGTGCTGTGAGCCTTCCAGCAGTCTCACCAGTGGATGTGGTTGCCTGCTGTTTAGCTGACAGCTTGCGGAGGTCCCTCTGTACAGCGGCGGCCTGAGTATCTGACACATAAAGCAGGAGCAGAGCGGCGGGGGGAGGCTGCTCCTTGCCCTTGTAGCCCAGCCCCCGGGCCTGCAGCTCCTGCTGCTCCCACACACTGTACCTCCGCAGCTCTGTGCGCTCCAGGGTCAACGTCACTTCCACCTGGCCGCTAGTGTCTGAGGACAAGAAAACACCAGGTCAGCCTAACAACTCATGGCACCGGTACCAGAGCATTGACTCATTGTTTTTCCATAACAAACTTTGTAATTTCTGTTTTTGAAAACCTATATAGACAAGGACTTTGCTCAGTTAGTCCAAAATGTCCAAAACAACTGATAATCAGTAACTTAttgccataaacaaacaaggatACATTTCATATTCACACAGAGGCCAGATCAAAGCTCACAGAATAACCACCTTAGCTCCCTACATGGGGGGATTTCACAGGCTCAAAGGTTAAAACAGTGTACTAAAGCTTTGAGGGTCTAATCCAGGAACACGTACAAACACTTTTACTAGTTGAAATAGACCACTAAGCCGAGTCTCTTTCAGTCTGAGAGGATGGTGTGCAGACTGCAAGAGCAAAACAAGGTGAGATGGGGTCCTGCAAGGTCAGAGTTTACACAACCCACACCAAAGGTTGCAGACAGGCCACAGGGGGCTTATCTAGGTGCAAACATTGTGATCAGACAAACTGGTCAAGAAATATTTCCTTTTGGGTTTATTTTATGAGGAAGGACGATGTTTAGACAAGACACTGGGAACCAGTCCAGACACTTTGTTTAATTTAGTGCAGTTATTTCAGAATTTCAGAAACTGGTTGCAAAAGTATTCACAGCGTTACCTTTCAATGGTATGATGACTCTTTGGTCTGCTATCTGTAAGGAGGAAGTGGAAATGTATTACACTTTATGTCCTGTAATGGTGATACCGCTACGACTTGTGTCAGAAAAATGCGTTGGTGGCTTTATCCAGGTTACCATGATCTCTCCGTTAGCCTCCCCCTGGTAACTCCCACAGTGCAGAGCAGAGAAGCCCACGCACATACATGAGAAGTCTGCTTTGGGGATGGGAGAGAGCCCAAAGTCTGATGCCGCTGCATCCACTGGACCAGGGATGTCTTCAACCACTACATGCaccacctgcaacacacacacacgattttAAGAAAACAATGCAAATAGGGTAGCATGTCAGACACACATTGTATGTTTTTTCTAACAAAATACTAACTGAAATGGTTGTTTAGACTAGAACTAGACATAATCTGTGTCTGGAGCATAGTACAAATTAAGAACAATTGTATCACCAGCGCTTAATATAATGCCAGACTCTTCATCCCCATTCTTGGTCTCTAATACCATTACTACTGATATACTGTCAGGTTAATCTGGTGAATAAAGCGCTGGTGGGGAGCAAGGTTATTATCGTTAACGAAAACTAACAAAATAAcgaaaactaggtgtgaaaaaacattttcgttaactgaaatagaaataaaaacgaggctttacaaaaaaacgataactaactgaaactgtattgtgtgtttacaaaactaaaataaactaaagttatagagaaaatgtctttagttttcgtctttgtcaatttatttcatacatgAGCCTAGTATTTTGGCTATCTTCCAATTTTTTAGCTGTGCCAGTTTTAGTCCACGCCCCTCGCCTGGCATCATGGCGGCGAAAGTCGGGAGAAAGCGGCAGAGTCCCATTTGGGATTACTTTGAATATGACTGTGTCTCAGATAGGAGCAAGTGCCTTGCAGTGGAAGGTGATAAAATATGTGGAACATTTCTCAAGGGGAAAAATCCCACGAATCTAAAAGTCCATTTGAAAAGCTCGCACAAGAAGGCTAACCTAGTTTACCATGACAAGGTAAGGGAGAACgcccagcccccctcccccgaAACAGAAGCTAACCCCAGGCCAGGCAGCATGATGGAGCACGAGACAACCGTAGGCCAGAAAACACTAATGCAGTGCTTCCACTGGCGACCCGATAGCTGCTGGTTAGTAAATACGCAGGAACACCACAAGCGGGAGGAAGCATTGGTGCATATGTTTATTGAGACTGGGATGTCTACACGACTGTGTGAGTCGATTGCCTTCAAAAAGTTCAACACTTTACTCGAACCAAAATTCAAAACACCCGGAGCTGCAAGAGTCAATAGCCTTATTGGGGCTAAGATGGATAAGGCAAAGCAGAAATTGAAAGAGATCATAAGGGAGGCGTTGTTGTCTTTTGTGGATGGTTGTTCATCTGTCCTaagtgaatacattttttaaaatggtatgatgttttgttgagttttaattacacaatattttttatgacctttttgaatctcgcccctgacaaataccccatattacaaaaaaagactaaaactaacactgaaactaataaaaactaaactaaaactaagcattttcaaaaaataaaaacgaaactagcaaacccgctttaaaaactaattaaaactaaactgaaattgaaaacaacaagtcaaaacgaaataaaaaaaaaaagtaatgaaaaatgcaaaactataataaccttggtgGGGAGAGGAACGTAGCTGATGAGCATTCTACAGTGTAACTTTAAGGCATGAAACAGCTGAGAATTATCATGGCTGTCTAACTACATCCTAAGATGCTTTCTCTCTATTCTCCTCTCAGTGTCAGAAACTAGAGTAAGTGGCTGAAGAGACTGGTTGGCTGccacacagagaaacagttcTCACTTCCGGTCCTTAAACAGGTGGTAATTCTGGCCCCCTGGGGCCTGTTAAGTAAAACCCTAGGCTCCTGCAGCGTTGTTATCCCTAAAACACCCTTTGTGATGTCAGGTTAATCTCGGCATAAACTCAACTCAATTTAGAAACCTTTGtgagattgttgtttttttgtgtgatgtAATAAGTGAAACAATCTCTGATCCCTTTGCGAGACGATTGGATTCTTCCTCCCTTTTATGATGTCAGAATTGTTAGCGAAACAAAACCTTTGTGAGGCTTTTTCAACCATTGTGATATTATCTTTTATGATGtaactgaaaaatgttttgtgctGTATTCTCAAGAGATATGGATAAACATGGTGCGAGGGCACATTTCTGCCTACCTGCATGTCAGAAACTGCCTGTTTGGCCACAGCTTCCTGTGCGGTCTGAGTCGCCATCTCTGCCACACTGACCAGTGGATGGAATACTGGGCTGCGGAGCTGAGGAACGTCACTGCCCTCTTCATCGTCACTGGACAGCACAACTGAAATACAAACATgaataacataacatataacAGTTTGAGTTTCACTTTGAACTCGAGCTATATCGTTCCtttcaaagacaaacacacagtcaagcacacacacacaccctttaatGGGATTTGAAGGACAGCCAAGGGTAGTAGTAATCCTTGTAGAGACATGTGGGTGAGATAAAGACAGGAAACGCAGTAGGCACTTGGTTACAGGgtgtgcatgaacacacacgcactcgaAGGAAAAAAAGGTTCAAGCCAAGCTGGCACAAAAACTCACAAACAAGAAAGTAGTCCATGTCGTAAAGTAGAAAGTATAACTTGGATATAGAACTTAAAGCTATGTTATGGAGTTTTCCTAAGAAAGGATgcagatttgtttacattgtaatTTGACACAACAATAGGTAAGCGTGTGTTGTTTCATTACAAGATGCATAAATGTCTTAGCTCATAAAATAGCTGCAAAGTTATTTttgtgaacattttcaaaaatacattgtttACATCCTCGTTACAACTTGTTTGCTTCCTTTTTCCAATGTAGTGTATCACAGGCAAACCACACACACCCTTGGCATGGCTGTAACTACCCCCCTGTTTGAATGACAGGTGGGTTGCTTGCTTGATTCATGTCATCCCACCCCTTGACCGCATCTAGCAAATTCAGCATTAGCAGCAACAGCACCTTCCACATGTACAACTATGTTTGTTTGCCCAGCAGGTATTGGCCAATACCAAAAGCTGCAAGGTGTGCACACACGCCTTCTATCTCACAAaacttgtgttgtgtgtgtgctgatagTGCTTATGTGTCCTGATGCATGTGCTGGAAGAACGTGATAACATGATACACAACCAACCCTGCTTTCTTCTAATGTGTAGCGCTGGTTTCAAAAACTGTGGCCAGATGTTGAGTGCTCAGCTTTAAAATAATATGCTGCTATGCCTTGGGATTGTTGATGCGTTGGTCAAGGCTGGCATACATGATCACCGGCAACATAGCTTTAAGCTGGCTGAGCCATTGTTTCCCTATGGAGAGAGCAGTGCCACCCACCTCAGAGGCAATGCTATCTTTGGTGTCGCACACCGCTTAC
This genomic window contains:
- the LOC139927170 gene encoding uncharacterized protein LOC139927170 isoform X2, translating into MMEHRKALTISLTVDKDNSTIHWTKLSGHKARYHDSQHKNGSMLFDHNQAAMVQLGIASRRPCLILTDVLKTELGRAYLDTKMQSPTLGNGARVTSPRMESGRSREESPICGDRKLGHREARNEGSTHKNKSVTPKRNQRTPCQSSQRLRLRSKSEDVEAEEDKAEKEVKEVMMRQDNGEDCKYAEVVDCGLSVSWEPAGDVGGDEISTATTKDRCTDPGIEDQHSVKRKRESPEPHCNGTGTPKGHRGSVLRLTGEGGRDGGSTPKRLCLEGSGEDGESGSLDRGIVRFTVGGDERTEGCLSSVISPSTEAGETAGAPRHGLSSSQASPSEPIVLSSDDEEGSDVPQLRSPVFHPLVSVAEMATQTAQEAVAKQAVSDMQVVHVVVEDIPGPVDAAASDFGLSPIPKADFSCMCVGFSALHCGSYQGEANGEIMIADQRVIIPLKDTSGQVEVTLTLERTELRRYSVWEQQELQARGLGYKGKEQPPPAALLLLYVSDTQAAAVQRDLRKLSAKQQATTSTGQASPFLVLSVRDPLEGVEGAVLRSILDIVCLNNLAHQKTIIAPGLDSLSGLEDIHTPALSLDDSLELITRTGLDPQLLCLLGQDSIDPGSNTDQDGPHSDGEKKTEPHIQLEVESQTESIPKLETVPEQDTGPQLKPEEEQKLKPEEEQKLKPEEEQKEGEKEPPAEESKEKPTPIYTLCHRRTRGSYSVSLSKPDSSWTKYKHQGLARRLIQFPPPPLKGGITVTMEDLQCLDSGQFLNDVIIDFYLKYLLQNAPAAVAERSHIFSSFFYKQLTRRDNASEGSTNDSCQRQRRHQRVKTWTRHVDIFKKDFLFVPVNQEAHWYLVVICFPGLDEPRTEGWTDPGVQKGKGNGRSGEEEAQGCKSSNDVTEAPPASNPSDTPDRLTDNAEEDSTKEAPPGPPSCTEQTCQREIVCKRPCILIMDSLKLSLHERVFKLLREYLQSEWEVRRGSVRDFGTEQMKSSHCQVPLQDNSSDCGLYLLQYVESFLKDPVVHFDLPLRLERWFPRQQVRRKRDEIRDLVLNLYRHQNLENVVG
- the LOC139927170 gene encoding uncharacterized protein LOC139927170 isoform X3, producing the protein MMEHRKALTISLTVDKDNSTIGNPLRIPMTCLSSECGKLERQIHWTKLSGHKARYHDSQHKNGSMLFDHNQAAMVQLGIASRRPCLILTDVLKTELGRAYLDTKMQSPTLGNGARVTSPRMESGRSREESPICGDRKLGHREARNEGSTHKNKSVTPKRNQRTPCQSSQRLRLRSKSEDVEAEEDKAEKEVKEVMMRQDNGEDCKYAEVVDCGLSVSWEPAGDVGGDEISTATTKDRCTDPGIEDQHSVKRKRESPEPHCNGTGTPKGHRGSVLRLTGEGGRDGGSTPKRLCLEGSGEDGESGSLDRGIVRFTVGGDERTEGCLSSVISPSTEAGETAGAPRHGLSSSQASPSEPIVLSSDDEEGSDVPQLRSPVFHPLVSVAEMATQTAQEAVAKQAVSDMQVVHVVVEDIPGPVDAAASDFGLSPIPKADFSCMCVGFSALHCGSYQGEANGEIMIADQRVIIPLKDTSGQVEVTLTLERTELRRYSVWEQQELQARGLGYKGKEQPPPAALLLLYVSDTQAAAVQRDLRKLSAKQQATTSTGQASPFLVLSVRDPLEGVEGAVLRSILDIVCLNNLAHQKTIIAPGLDSLSGLEDIHTPALSLDDSLELITRTGLDPQLLCLLGQDSIDPGSNTDQDGPHSDGEKKTEPHIQLEVESQTESIPKLETVPEQDTGPQLKPEEEQKLKPEEEQKLKPEEEQKEGEKEPPAEESKEKPTPIYTLCHRRTRGSYSVSLSKPDSSWTKYKHQGLARRLIQFPPPPLKGGITVTMEDLQCLDSGQFLNDVIIDFYLKYLLQNAPAAVAERSHIFSSFFYKQLTRRDNASEGSTNDSAHWYLVVICFPGLDEPRTEGWTDPGVQKGKGNGRSGEEEAQGCKSSNDVTEAPPASNPSDTPDRLTDNAEEDSTKEAPPGPPSCTEQTCQREIVCKRPCILIMDSLKLSLHERVFKLLREYLQSEWEVRRGSVRDFGTEQMKSSHCQVPLQDNSSDCGLYLLQYVESFLKDPVVHFDLPLRLERWFPRQQVRRKRDEIRDLVLNLYRHQNLENVVG
- the LOC139927170 gene encoding uncharacterized protein LOC139927170 isoform X1, which produces MMEHRKALTISLTVDKDNSTIGNPLRIPMTCLSSECGKLERQIHWTKLSGHKARYHDSQHKNGSMLFDHNQAAMVQLGIASRRPCLILTDVLKTELGRAYLDTKMQSPTLGNGARVTSPRMESGRSREESPICGDRKLGHREARNEGSTHKNKSVTPKRNQRTPCQSSQRLRLRSKSEDVEAEEDKAEKEVKEVMMRQDNGEDCKYAEVVDCGLSVSWEPAGDVGGDEISTATTKDRCTDPGIEDQHSVKRKRESPEPHCNGTGTPKGHRGSVLRLTGEGGRDGGSTPKRLCLEGSGEDGESGSLDRGIVRFTVGGDERTEGCLSSVISPSTEAGETAGAPRHGLSSSQASPSEPIVLSSDDEEGSDVPQLRSPVFHPLVSVAEMATQTAQEAVAKQAVSDMQVVHVVVEDIPGPVDAAASDFGLSPIPKADFSCMCVGFSALHCGSYQGEANGEIMIADQRVIIPLKDTSGQVEVTLTLERTELRRYSVWEQQELQARGLGYKGKEQPPPAALLLLYVSDTQAAAVQRDLRKLSAKQQATTSTGQASPFLVLSVRDPLEGVEGAVLRSILDIVCLNNLAHQKTIIAPGLDSLSGLEDIHTPALSLDDSLELITRTGLDPQLLCLLGQDSIDPGSNTDQDGPHSDGEKKTEPHIQLEVESQTESIPKLETVPEQDTGPQLKPEEEQKLKPEEEQKLKPEEEQKEGEKEPPAEESKEKPTPIYTLCHRRTRGSYSVSLSKPDSSWTKYKHQGLARRLIQFPPPPLKGGITVTMEDLQCLDSGQFLNDVIIDFYLKYLLQNAPAAVAERSHIFSSFFYKQLTRRDNASEGSTNDSCQRQRRHQRVKTWTRHVDIFKKDFLFVPVNQEAHWYLVVICFPGLDEPRTEGWTDPGVQKGKGNGRSGEEEAQGCKSSNDVTEAPPASNPSDTPDRLTDNAEEDSTKEAPPGPPSCTEQTCQREIVCKRPCILIMDSLKLSLHERVFKLLREYLQSEWEVRRGSVRDFGTEQMKSSHCQVPLQDNSSDCGLYLLQYVESFLKDPVVHFDLPLRLERWFPRQQVRRKRDEIRDLVLNLYRHQNLENVVG